The region CACGAGCCACGATGGCGCGACCGTGAAGGTGCCAAACATTTTGGGCGTCTTAAGAAACGGCAGCGTCACCGCGAGCGAATAGTTCTGCGCCGTGCGCGTGTGTACGCCGAATACGGGGAAGCCCTTGTACTCAAACGGCACCACATCGGTGTTGCCGTTCGAGGCCGCGACGATCGACGTGCGCGTAACGTAGGTGGGGGAGATCACGATCGGAAGAACGCGGCCGCCCTTAAGCTTAACCGTGAAGAGCTTCTCGAAGATCGCCAGACCGATCTTATCTTTGGTCGTGACGTCGATTTGCGGCTGCAGCGTACTCAGATCGACCGGATTGGCATTCGGGAGCCCCTGGATATAGAGCGGGTGGGTACCGCTATTGAAGCCGACCGGGTAGTGCTGGAGTTCGTAGTAGTTGAGGACCAGCCGCGTCGTGGGATTGAATCCGTAACCCGCCACCGCATCGATGCCGCCGGGCAGCCATTTGCCGCTGTGATTGCCGATGTTGCCAAACGCGGTCGCCATCGAGAAGTCGAAGGTGTAGGTAAGCCCCGTTGGGAGACCCACCTGGGCGGCGCCGCCTACCGGCTGTTGATTGACCGGCGGCACCTGGGCGACCGTCCCGTCCGGAAGGGTGGCCGGGGGTTTCTTGGCGGCATTCTCGGCGTTTTTGATGGCGACATTCGCAGATTGCACGACGCTTGTCGCCAACCCGGGATCGGCGCCGGCCGGCAGAGCCAGCATGCCAATCGAGGCGGCAAAAGCAAAGCCCGCCGTGGTACGAAGTAAGGCACGAACCATATCGATCTCCAAGCAGCAGGGGACGCCTTATTAAAAATATCAGTCCCGTTGCTCAGGGAAGTACCCCTCGGTTGCCTTAAAACCCTGGCTCTCTGCGAGAAAAGTAGGACTAGTCCGCGGCGCTCGCGCGTGCCGGTGCGATCGCGCGCGCCCGGCGGGCAGCGAACGACTTAACGATCACGTACAGAACGGGCGTTATCGCCAGGTTGAGAACCGTCGATATCACCATGCCGCCGAAGACGACCGTGCCGAGCGAATGGCGCGCGCCGCTGCCGGCGCCGCTTGCGAAGACAAGCGGAACGACTGCGATGATAAAGGCGATCGAGGTCATGAGAATCGGGCGTAGCCGCGTCTGAGCCGCGCGCAAAGCCGCCGTGACGATATCGGCTCCGGCACGCATCTGCTGATTTGCGAACTCGACGATCAAAATGGCGCTCTTGCTTGCGAGCCCGATCAGCATGACGTAGCCGACTTGCGCGTACGCGTCTTGCGAGAGACTGGGATCGCCGGCGATGAGGATGAACGGGAATCCGGCATGTCCCATGACGAGCCGGAAGTTCATGAAGAGCAGCGCGCCGAGCAGCGCCGCCGGCACGGCGAGAATGACGATCAGCGGATCGACGAAGCTTTCGTATTGCGCCGCCAGCACCAGGAACACGAAGACGATGCCGAGCGCAAAGATCAGCGCGCTCGTCGCGCCGGCCTGAATTTCGTCTAGCGACAGGCCCGACCACTCGAAGCCGGTTCCCGGCGGATCGATCTTTTGCGCGAGATCCTGCATGGCCGAGATTGCCTGCCCGGTGCCGTATCCAACCTTCGGGTTACCGCTAAGTTCGATCGAGCGGAACAGATTGTAATGCGTGATGGTCGGCGGCGCCAGCACGCGCGAGACGTTGACCAGCGCGCTCAGCGGGCTCATTCCGCCCTGACTCGAGCGCAGATAGAGCTGGTTGAGCGAATTCACGCGATCGCGATACTTGCTGTCGGCCTGCACGTAGACGCGGTACGACCGATTCAAGTAATCGAAGTCGTTCACGTAGACCGAACCCAGCTCGGTCTGCATCGTATTGAAGACGTCGGTCAGCGGCACGCCGATCGCCTTGGCCTTGTTTCGATCGACGTTTACCTGCAACTGCGGCGAGTTGATGCGGAACTGCGTGAAGACTTGCGTGAGCGGCGTGGTTGGTGCGTTGGCCATTCCCATGTATTGGTACGCGGTTTGCATGAGTTTCGGCAGGCCGACGTTGCCGCGGTCTTCCAGTTCGAACTGAAAACCGCCGAAACTTCCGATGCCGTTGATTGCGGGCGGATTAAACGCAAACACTTGCGCTTCGGGAATCTGTTGCGCGAATTTTCCGGCCAGACCGGTTGGCCCGTAGAGAATGCCGGTGATCGATTTCTGGAAGCTGCCGCGTTGCGACCACGGGTCGAGTTGCACGAACATAATGCCGCGGTTGGGCCCGGACCCGGCGAAGCTGAATCCGCCGACATCGAAGACGTCGGCAACGCCGGGCTGATCGCGGATGATCCGCTCGGCTTTTAGCGCGGCCACGCGCTCCTGCGAGAGCGACGATCCTTCGGGCGCCTGCAGCAGCACGATAAAATAGCCCTGATCCTCGCTCGGAATGAAACCCGTCGGCGTCGATTTGAAGAGCAGCGCCGTTCCGATCAGCGCCAGCGCGAAGACGCCGGCTACGATCCAGCGCGCGCGGAACAGGCGCGGGAGCATGCGGCGATACCACACGCGGAAGCGATGCAGAGTGTGGTTGAACCAGCCGAAGAATCCGTGCGTTTTCTCCTCTTCACCGCGCAGCAGCATGGCGGAGAGTACCGGCGCGAGCGTAAGCGCGGCGAAGAGCGAGATCGTGATCGAGGCGGCGATCGTCAGCGCGAATTGCTTGTAGAGCTGCCCGGTGGTTCCCGGGAAAAACGCCACCGGAATGAAGACCGCGAGCAGCACGAGCGACGAGGCCACGACCGCGCTCTGAATCTCTTTCATTGCAGCCGCGGCGCCGGCGACGCCGCGCATGCCGCGATCTTGAATGTACCGCGCGATGTTCTCGATAACGACGATCGCGTCGTCGACGACGAGCCCCGTCGCGAGCGTTAAACCGAAGAGCGTGATCGTGTTGATCGTGAAGCCGAAGAGTTTCATCACGAAGAACGTGCCGATGAGCGAGACCGGAATCGTCGCCGCCGGAATGAGCGTGGAGCGTAGATCCTGCAAGAAGATGAAGATGACCAGCACGACCAAGAAAATCGCGATACCCAGGGTGAAGAGGACCTCCTTGATCGACTCGTTTACGAACGTGGTCGAATTGAAGGCCGTTTCGTACCGCACCCCGGGCGGAAAGTTCTTCGCGAGCTGATCGAGTTTGGCGGTGACGCCCTTGGAGACCGAAAGCGCGTTTGCGGTCGGCAGCTGCAGAATTCCCAGGCCGATAACGTTGTCGTTGCCATTGAACCGCAGAAACGACGAGTAGTCCTCGGCTCCGAGTTCGATCCGGGCGACGTCGCCGAGTCGCGTAAAGCCGCCGTTGGGATCGGCGCGCAGAATGATATTCTTGAATTGATCCGGGTTGCTCAAGCGGCCGATTGCGTTGATCGTATAGGTATACGGTTGGCTGGCGGGCTCCGGCGCGCTGCCGACGCTGCCCGCCGCGACTTGCACGTTTTGCTCCTGCAGCGACGAGACGACGTCGGCGGCGGTCAGGTTGCGCGACGCTAGCGCGTGGGGATTGAGCCAGACGCGCATCGCGTAGCGCCGCTGGCCGAAGATCAGAACGTCGCTGACGCCCGGAACGCGCTTGAGGTCGTTGATGACGTTGAGCTCGGCATAGTTGCTCAAGAAGAGCGTATCGTACTTCGAGGTGTTCGACGTCAGCGCGAGTGCCATCGCAAAGGAACCGGAGTTTTTCGCAACGGTCACGCCCGTCTGTTTTACTTCGGGAGGGAGCCGGCCGAGCGCGCCCTGCACCGCGTTCTGCACGTCGGTTGCGGCGATATCCAAATTCACGCCCAGGTTGAAGGTTGCCGTGATCGTGGAAACGCCTTGGGCGCTGGTCGAAGAGATGTAGCGCAGTCCTTCGACGCCGTTGATGGCTTGTTCGAGCGGCGTCGTAACCGAGGTCTCAACGGCTTCGGGGCTGGCCCCGATATAGACCGCCGTAACGCTGACCACGGGAGGCGCGATCTGCGGGTATTGTGCGATCGGAAGCGTGGGAATGGCGACTAAGCCCGCGATCAGCACGATCAGGGAACAGACGGCCGCAAAGATCGGGCGCTGCAAGAAAAATCCGGTCATCGTTCCTTACTAGACAGCTTGCCGACCGAAAGCGTTGCATGCCGACCTTAGCGGCGGCTGGGTGCAAGTGCCGCTTGCATCGTCGAAAAACTTACATGAAAGCTTGTTCGGCGTGGTAAGAGCTGCGCGAGAGCGGGCTGCTCACGACCTGATGGAAACCTTTCGACTTCGCGAGGTCGCCCAGCCGCGCGAATTTGTCGGGCGTCACGAATTCGACGACCGTGAGATGCTTCTTGGTCGGCTGGAGGTACTGGCCCATCGTGAAGATGTCGATGCCCGCGTTACGCGCGTCGTCCATCGTCTGCTCGATCTCGTCCTCACGCTCGCCGAGACCCAGCATGAGCGAGGTCTTCGTGTAAAAGTCCGGGGCGCGCCGCTTAGCGTGCTCCAGGATGCGCAGCGAC is a window of Candidatus Baltobacteraceae bacterium DNA encoding:
- a CDS encoding efflux RND transporter permease subunit, coding for MTGFFLQRPIFAAVCSLIVLIAGLVAIPTLPIAQYPQIAPPVVSVTAVYIGASPEAVETSVTTPLEQAINGVEGLRYISSTSAQGVSTITATFNLGVNLDIAATDVQNAVQGALGRLPPEVKQTGVTVAKNSGSFAMALALTSNTSKYDTLFLSNYAELNVINDLKRVPGVSDVLIFGQRRYAMRVWLNPHALASRNLTAADVVSSLQEQNVQVAAGSVGSAPEPASQPYTYTINAIGRLSNPDQFKNIILRADPNGGFTRLGDVARIELGAEDYSSFLRFNGNDNVIGLGILQLPTANALSVSKGVTAKLDQLAKNFPPGVRYETAFNSTTFVNESIKEVLFTLGIAIFLVVLVIFIFLQDLRSTLIPAATIPVSLIGTFFVMKLFGFTINTITLFGLTLATGLVVDDAIVVIENIARYIQDRGMRGVAGAAAAMKEIQSAVVASSLVLLAVFIPVAFFPGTTGQLYKQFALTIAASITISLFAALTLAPVLSAMLLRGEEEKTHGFFGWFNHTLHRFRVWYRRMLPRLFRARWIVAGVFALALIGTALLFKSTPTGFIPSEDQGYFIVLLQAPEGSSLSQERVAALKAERIIRDQPGVADVFDVGGFSFAGSGPNRGIMFVQLDPWSQRGSFQKSITGILYGPTGLAGKFAQQIPEAQVFAFNPPAINGIGSFGGFQFELEDRGNVGLPKLMQTAYQYMGMANAPTTPLTQVFTQFRINSPQLQVNVDRNKAKAIGVPLTDVFNTMQTELGSVYVNDFDYLNRSYRVYVQADSKYRDRVNSLNQLYLRSSQGGMSPLSALVNVSRVLAPPTITHYNLFRSIELSGNPKVGYGTGQAISAMQDLAQKIDPPGTGFEWSGLSLDEIQAGATSALIFALGIVFVFLVLAAQYESFVDPLIVILAVPAALLGALLFMNFRLVMGHAGFPFILIAGDPSLSQDAYAQVGYVMLIGLASKSAILIVEFANQQMRAGADIVTAALRAAQTRLRPILMTSIAFIIAVVPLVFASGAGSGARHSLGTVVFGGMVISTVLNLAITPVLYVIVKSFAARRARAIAPARASAAD